The genomic interval ACCCCATCCCTAAGAAGGACACCTACGACGAGTCAGGGAGGCTGCACAAGGACATCAAGCTCGACATATCGAGGGCGCAATACTGGATTGGTGTGGGGGCACAGCCGACAGAGACAGCGACCAGATTGTTGAGCATGGTGAGAAGAAAAACTCGGGATCGAGATGCGAGAAGGTGGTTTGTGGCTGACCAAGTTTTTCGACATGACCAGGTGGGAATCGTGGACCCTAAATACCAGAAGACGCCACCAAGGAAGTCGACAcccaaaaaggaaaaggcggCCCCGGCAGAGGCATGAGTTATGGGAGGGTTTCCATGGGAATAGGAAGAGTGGCAAaagatgggggtgggacGGGCGTGTATTCTAAAGGGAGGATGCGTACTGATACCGCACACAACCCCTTGGCATATTTCTAACAGGCGTTTTTGGGTCGACACTGTCTGGATTGTACGATACGGTAGGGGAATGGAAGCTCTATCACTATTGTTTGGGAATTGTGGGAAATCTTGCATCTCGAATGATGAAGTGGAGGGCTTGGGGGTTTTTCACGCCAACGAGTTCCCAACCAGGGCCAAGAACGTGTGacctccaaaaacccaaGACGATTCAAAGTAAGCAATTGTTGAGGGACCATAGCCAGCTGTCTGCCACATACAAACCCTAATCTTTGCCTGTCCATGATGGCGACCAACAGCATCTACCTTAGCTTGTCTAGGTAGGTACTCAAATGTGACCGAGCTCCGAGGTCAAGCTGAGCCATAAGACATAATTCACACGTTTACTTCAAGCACTTGTATGAATGCCACGTCCATCTCAGGACTACACATTCTCTTTTCTAGTATCATAGCCCAACCCCATGCAAGCCGAGATCCCATAATGCGAAAACCCTATCATGCAGACTGTCTCCACGCACCCACACCACTCCACCCCACACCAAACCAAGCATGTCTTATACCCCAAAGCCCACAATCTTTCCATCAAGCAAACAAGGTCCGCTGGCGTAATGGCAGCGCGTCTGACTACGATCTTGACAAGAGATTCAAGTAATCAGGAGGCTCCAGGTTCGACCCCTGGGCGGATCGTTTTTGTCCTCACAAACATCGAGGTTCTTCTTTTGCCTTTTGTTCATCACTCCCATCTTCCCATCAGCAACATTCCTGCTTGGTGCCGCAGTAAAGACTGCTATGTCACAACATCCAGGAGAAACTCTTCACAAGACCGAGCCATATTGGAGAGGAAATATATTATCTCTTTTTATTCATCTTTTGGTATCCCTatccaagaaaaaaaaaggcaatGCATCCCGGCCGGCCTCCCTGTTCAACAGTCCCAGAAACGCCCATGATGTGAAATGTAGACgactcccccttccccccgaaaacaaaaaccaatAGACATCACCCAGCCGCTTCCCATACGCTCCGCTTTGCTCCGGTGGACTCCCTCGTTTCCCGAAAAAACTATCGTGTTGACGCATGACATGTACCTGTACTGTGATCCCCCTTGCTCTTTTGTAACTTTCTCTACTATAACCGGTCTATAGTGGGCCCATCCAAAAGAGATTAATGATGGGCGCTGAAGAGTGCATTCATCGCCAGGCAAACAACCATGACGCAGGCACCGTAAATCGAAAGACCCAGAGCCATCTTGCGAATCAGCCCCGTCTCCAAGTGCTCCAAATCCCACCTCCACTTCTTgcatctcctcctgccaCCGCGTCCGCTGATCACGCTCCCCAAGCTGGCAACACTGTCCAATAAACCAGATCCAGTGACCGCAGCACtctcttcgtcgtcgtcgttgtcatcGGCAGAATACTCggcatcgtcgtcctccttgGTCAAACGCTGGTGAAAGATACTATCCGGATCGCTAATCTTGTAGTAAAATAACCCCGGCAGGATGAACGAGATGGCCGTCGAGCCTGTGCTACCGACATAGGCCAACACAGTGTCCAGCGTCTCGACGCTGAGCGCGGTGAAATAGCTAAGCACCAGAATGACGCTGGTAATGAGGGCAAAGCGAAGCTCCGACATGGCAACCACAGGTGCCCCGTGGCTATCCAGGGCGCCACCGCCGGCAGCTCCTCctgagggaagaaggggctGGCTTCCGGTTCCGCCGCCCGATGGACGCGAACTTCCGGGACGCCAGCGCAGTACCGCGTCGATCGATGCACGGCACGGGtggatttggagaggaaTGCTGAAGGTGACGAGAATGACAATAGCGgccttggcgatggtggaagCAATCGAGGGCGGGTACATGCTGACGATGTTGCCCTTGACCTCGTTGCCAAAGGTAAGGTAGCCGGTAATGGCGACCAGGACGTAGATGGAGGCAGCAGATCCGATGCTGGATCCAATGACGCCAACGATACTGGCGGGTGAATTGTCCTTGATCTCGTTCACGATAGAAAACATCTAGACAGCGTTAGACATGGAGTCGGGTAGCCGCATTCTAGTGGGAAGACATACATTCTGATGGCAAGTGTAGGCAAAGATCATGACTGGTAGGCTCCTCAGCGCAGCTGTTGGGCCCTCCCAGGTGACCCAACGAATGTCCCGATTGTTTGGTACCTCATCAGCGCCAAAGTGGTACACGACCAGAATGACCAAGTACCCAATCGAAAGCAAGGCAACAATGCTGGTGTACTTGAGCGAGTCTAGCTTTTTGGGGAAGCTGAGCGGTATGATAAAAACCAAGAAAAAGACAGTTATCCAGAACTTCCGGTCCGCGAGGAAGGGCAGCCCACTGTCGACACTCCCAAAGGCCTCGGCAACGCCGGGCATCAGGTCTCCGATGATGATCATGTACGAaacaccaactccaaagcacttgatggcgatggcggcatcAAACACCACGGCGGCGTTGGGATACGTGATCTGCGAGAGTGCAAAGAAGGACGAAGTTCCCCGATCGAGGTAACGTGCGCATCGTGACTGGAGGTACAAGCCAAACGCCGATGTCAAGCCGCACCACACAATTAACAGCGCTCCCCATAGTACACCAAAATGCGACATGGCGCCGGGCATGGCGAGTGTTCCGGCGCCCACAATGGTGTTCAGCAGGTTGATATTGCTGCTCATCATCGAGGCGTTGCCTCCACCCAACTTGGGGCTCCGTGTACGGCGATGTCTAGGACCGGAGAGTCAGCAATTACCAATCCACAACCTGAGGAAGCTTGCGATATACTTACTGCGTCATGGCAGCGGTTGAACCTCCAGGAACAAAACTATCCACTGTAGAATACCCAGTCATCGCAGGACAACTTGTATCCGAGTTGTCCAGACTTCTCAACAATAATCAACGATCGTATAGATGTAGCAGTGCTGTCGGgcgggggggagaggggttgtGATGGCGGAATGGCAACGGATCTACGCTCGATTTTGCGGCCGTCGTTTTTCAATGGTTATCAGGGTCTTCGAAACCAGGCAGCCATCGCGGGAATCCCTTTGTTGGCAGTTGACCGCTGGAGTAGGCGTCGTCACGGAGCGTCTCCCGAGGAGTGACCTGAGCGTTGGGTGTGTCGACAAGAGATGGAGTAGTAATGATACTCGATTGCCTGACGCAGGCGGTCGCTGTTGTATGGTATCGCGGGAGGTttttcctcgtcgtcgttgtcgtcgtatGCgctgaggtgaggtgagcaaaagaggaagaagggggccaACAAAAGCCGGGGGCCTGGACAGGAACGGGGTGGTTGTCTCAGAAAGTCGGCCAATTACAATCGACACAAAAAATAAAATTGGGGCTCCACGTCACGCGAGCCGTCAACCCGCTCGCTAACCATCAGCCTTACAATAGCGATAACGGGGACTAACCACTCATCACAAGCCACGCCCGTTGCATTGGTAAATACCACCAAGTAAATACAACCGGTAACCACGCCGTCGGTTGCcccgtctctctctcccttcgCTGGTCAAGAGCCTCCAATTGGTCAACATCACGCACTGCACCAGGTGGACAACTGTCAATTCTACAGAAACATCACACCTCGGTTCGGCAACCCGCGACGTCATGGACGACACGCTGGACAAGACAACGCTGTCGACGATTGAGCTGCTCGAAGCTCGTCTGTTGCGCATTGAGCACATTCTCTACGGCCCCACGACAGCTTCagcccaaccaccatccgAGTCAGCTTCCACGTCTCTGGCTGAGCTCGAACAGCGGTTTTCTCTCCTGCTTCGACACATGCGTGTTTACGCCGAGATCCTCAAGATCTGTATGTTCCTGTCCCCACCCTCCTGaaccctcttctcttcaCAAGGCTTACACGTCGTCTAGACAAATACCAGCCCTCTTtcttccaaccaccaccgtccaATCCCAATGCTCCTTCAGAAAACACACCACCGATCGATCTATCCCCGGAAGCGGTTCGAGCGACTGTGCTATCGTATGCGTCTCAGTTCCCGTCAACAGCGTCAGCCCTGACTGCAGTGACATCCGACACGCCCATCCCCGACGCGAAACTGAGTGCCGAGCTGGCCTCCTTACTGCCCAAGATGAAGGGTATTCAAGCAACACAGATGGCGCAGGAGGCTGAGATCGCTGAGCTGCGGGCAAGGAGCGAACGAGTAGTCAAGGCATGGTATGAAGGGGGCGTTTTGAGGTATGGCCGCTTCGTGGCTGATCACGAGGGGAGATTGGAAAAGGTGGAAAGAGGTCTGCGGAGGATCGAGAAGGAACGGGAGGAACCGCCGCTTTGAACTTGACGACATTATCATCAGGACTGGAACGAAACGGCGATCGATTTCGGCATGACTTTGAAGGGATGGGGAAACACCATGGCGATGGGCGCTTGACCCGTTTGGCTTTGTCCATGGTTTTCTGGCTAAGTGCTAGGGTATATTTGGCACAATGGACATAAGAATCGCAGGGGGCTAGTAACACCGCGGCCACAAGGCTGGGGTATATGGACATGGCAGCGGACCTGGATTGGATGAAGAGAGGCGCCGATGATATCTCCCAGCAGCTGTAGTCGGAGCAAGAAGCCTACTTTGGGGGAAGAAAGATGTTGTGACGGGGCCCTGCTGTGTCACCCGACAAGTCTCAGTTCCCCAGCCGGCATTCGCACTCTCCGTGTTTCAAAGCCGCCATTTCAAGCCGCGATCACGCATTTGCCGCGTTACACCTACACCGAAGATCAAGCAAGAGAGTGGCATAGCCAGCGCCTAAGAGGTAGACGCTTTTGTATTTACTTTTTATACCGTCACGAATTGGACGCCGGTCCGAGAGAGTTCTCCAGGCAGTTTTGCCGGGGTTGTCTTGTGGGGCACGCGCCGACGTTCTGGAAGGGCCATGGATATGGAAAAGGCGGCCGGGCAGTATGACCGACTCGCTGACTTGGCCAGCGTGGGGAAGGTCGTGATATCGAAAGCCGGTTGGTTACAATATCGACGCCGGTTGGCAACCTGGGCCGCAGGCCGGCAACCCTTCCGGGCCCGACCATGCAAACTCCATCTGATGTTCAGCCTGGGCACCAAAAACTTCAATAagggaggagctggacgCGGTGTTGGGACCCTCCTGGACTCGTTTGTGCTTGCTGTGCGATTATGCCAATTGCAGCAAGCGGATGGCGGTGTAGGTCGAGACTTGCCATGCGGGCCACTAGTAATTAATCAACGGAAAGAATTGCCTGATCATGACTATCTAGGATTTGATGCTACACTCTGTGCCTGTTGAAAAGCCGGAATCTCTCAGGATTTGCTGATAAATGACCGCCGTTACGACATGACCTTGTATATGAAGAGCAAGGCCCACTCGATCAAATCGGCGCTAACGCAGGAACCGCGGAACGACTCCATTCCAGGGAAGTTCGTGACGTCGATTGATTCGCAACTTGGAGGTAAAGGTCCACGTGGATGGTGGACAAAGATAATGGTGAGAAAACCGCTCAACGCCGTGCTGTTGTAACACACACAGTGCCCCCTCTCCGTCGGAGACATTTGTTTTTCACCAGAGCCAACCGCTTCGCCACTTCTCGAAGGTCGTCAACCGTCAACAGTgtcacaacaccacccgacCTGGTGGACTATGGGCGCAGTTATCAGTCAACCACGAAGGTTTGCCTCTGCATTCTTGAAACCGCCATGTCTTTTTCCCCCTCTGCGTCTCTTGCTAATGGTCTCTCTGAAAAGCCGATCGTCACCGTCGTGGTGCTCAGGCCGTGCGTTGGTCAGCCAAAAACAAGGGGTTCAGTCAGGGGGGCCGCGCGACACAGCCTGATTTAGAAAgcgaccaccaccagcctatCAGCTCGCGTCACCCTTCCCATTGTTCTGCAACtaaacctcccccctcggctCCTTGAGGCGGCCAGAGCGTCTCCTTTAAGATCTATACGGCGTAATGAATTGAATTGTTTTCTAGCGTGCCGGGTCGTGTCCATTGTCTAGTCTTCGACGGGGACGTTGAGGCTAAAATAATTCCAGAAGACGTTTGTTTCCAGCTTTGATGAATCTGAATCAGCGACCACCCGAAGAGGGCATACGCCCACACGATGCAGCTGGTCAATAGGGCGCCGCATTATGGCATCCATAGCTCGGGGCAGAGGTCCATCCCGCCGGCCTTTGGCCTTGCGCGGTCGACTGTTAGCGGGGTGAGCTGGGCTGTTGAGGGACGGGAATTGAGTTGTCGACCGTTCAAGTTCAGCTGTTAGACTGCCTTTCAGTCTATAGGTCGACAGCCCAGAGAGAACAGTTCCCCGCAGATGTCGCCAGTGATCACGAAAGGATGGAAGCCCACAAGGCCTGGATAAAATGCTTGGCTCGGCAGGGCACAGCATGGACCACCCATTTTCGCTGCATCCAGGCCCCATCCCGACCAAGCCGGCCAATCCCCGTCAGGCCTGCACCACACTGCATCCACATCCACTTGCTGGGCTCAGCCAGTGAGAGCAGGCCTCCGAAAAGGGCAGTCTGCAGTGCCCCTTCCCGCCATTGCCCTCCAACGCAACCATCATTTACCTACCGtacccttcttcccccctcgTCCCTCTTTTTTCCCGCCCCCTTCTCACCATTTTGACTGACCCCTTcgcttcttcaccaccacccgacGGCCGaccatcgtcaccacctcaccctctgcCCGACCGACTTCCCTCAACAGTCCCTTACGACACACGATCGGAGCACGCCGGCCGGAACTGCGATTGCGACACGACAGGCTACCTACCTGAAGAtaggacaggacaggaccACTGGACTGAAGGGGGAAAAAGCGGAGGATTCTGAGACACCGAAGGGTTTTTTCGTTGTTTTTTAttattcttttttcttctcggctCTCGACATTCTGTCATGACAATTAGCGGTCCTGCAATTGCGACCACTATTACCTACCTACTAAGGTGCTACGACCCGACCTCCACTATTCCCGGTCCCCGAGCTTTGCTTTAAGTTTCAGCGCGCCGAGACGACGGGCCCCCCGAGCTCGATAGCTACATTACCTGCTACCACCTGAGGAACTAGACGCTTGCATTTACCAAAGTCAAAGGCTTCCCTTGCAgcaatccccctccccctcccccgaacTCCCCGACGCCGGGGCTCCCCCTTTTCACGCGACGACGCTTGCGACTTGCGGCTTGTGAATTCCATTCCAACCTAGGCACTGCCCTATCAGGACAGCTGTCTCATGCCCCATCGCGAGTCTTGCGTCAATTGAATCGCCACCGAAGCGCGGTTCGCCCTCCTATCACCCTCGACGTCTTTTAATCGCCAGCCCAAGGCCCGCTCGTCCTTATGCCCAACTACGGCTCACTACACTCGCCATCGCTCAGGAAAATGGAACAGTCCAGAATTCAGTACGGGCGGAAGCGCCTAAGCCTTGGGAATATCATCGGTGACCCATTTGCCTTGGCCACCATCTCCATTGCTTTTGTAGGTACCCGACGCGCTTCCAAGAAACATATCAATTGCTGACTGTGTTCGACATAGCTTGCCTGGATCATTTCCTTCTTCGGTTCCTTATTTGCCCACATCAATCAGCCACCAAATACCTCCGGAGTCAACAACTCCTTTCCCCTGTATACGTGGTGGGCTGTTGTGTTctacttcttcctcgtcgtcggcgttTTCATCGTTGTCGCTTCGGACAGCGTTCAGACCTACCATGTCGCCATTGTCGGATACCTCGGTTGCGGGCTTGTGCTGTCCACATCAGCAGTCCATGGCTTGATCTACTCCAACATTGGCTCTCGTGAGGCGGCTGCCGCCGGCATGATCCTGCTGGCCATGGTCACCATTGTCTGGATCTTCTACTTCGGTTCGGCCCCGTCGGCAGTGCCACGCGCTTACATTGACTCCTTTGCGCTCGCCAAGGAGTCATCCACCAACCGACAGACGATGAACACCGGTTACGGCATTGGCCGCCCCGAGACATCAACCTCGGTCCAGCCCCCACAGATGTACACAGCTCAGCTTAACGGTCTCGAGAACCCATCGCCTGTAGGAGGCATGCAGTCGTCTGGCATGCGCAACTCTGCTGTCCCCCCGCCTTTCCAGTCAACACTTGGTCAAAAGTCCAACGGCTTGCCAGGAAGCTCCGATGGGGACATTGCTCCTCCCACCGAATACCCGTACCGCGCCAAGGCCATCTACAGCTACGAGGCCAATCCCGAGGACGCCAACGAGATTTCATTCCAGAAGCACGAAATTCTCGAAGTCAGCGATGTCAGCGGCAGGTGGTGGCAAGCGAGGAAAGAAAATGGCGACACGGGTATTGCGCCAAGTAACTACCTCATTCTGTTATAGACGACTGTGGATGGAATGAGAGGCTCAGGAGAGCTTGCAATTCATTACAGCACACTACACTACAGCACACAGCCCAGCACAGCATGATTGGGAAAACAGTCGGCAATTACCGTGGGCGCCCGCACGTACAACATTGTGGAtgattattttttttctgttcttttcttttcttttttttttttttggcttggtCGTCGGCAAATAACACGACCCACTGGCCTTTTTATATACCCAGCAAGAGTTTCGgtgagggcggcggcggtggttcgACGGTGGTCCGGAGTTTGGCGCAGAAAGGGTGACGCTCGACTGGGAACCGGACAACAAAACCAATGATTCTCTGGGACGGACAGTTGAAACGGGCGCTCAAAATTGGCGCGCCCGCTGATGCTCGAAGATGCTGAGCTCATGGATAGATCACTCTGGCTGCCAGATTGGAGACAGAAAGCATGTCCTTTGACTACGGATGATGCATTGTCTCTTGGTGTTGATTTCAGCGCCTTGGATCTGTTTGGATTAAGGGGAAAATCAAGGCGGGCGGAGCAAAGAGGatagagagagaaaagagacagCATAGGAAGTGGCTCTTTGGGTGGGGAAACACTTtgtctccctctctcttggACCGGGTTCTGCGTGCCTGACtgcgtgtgtgtgtctgtgtgcCAAGTGTGGGATTAGGCATTGCCAGCtctcttgtcttttttttttctaatGATATTTCTGGGCTGGGCGCGACTTGGTATTTGTTCTTGTTAAAACacttggttttctttttttttttttttttttctcctcttttcttcgTACCAAAACAGTACCCCCTTGGACGCTAAGCTTTATCTACCACTCTTGAGTCGGACAACCGAACGGCAAAACAAAAGGATGAAGCCTTTTTTAACATCACCTCACTTGCTTCAAAAGCTGGGAGTGTGTCGCTTTTTGTCCTTAATGATGTGGTTGGGTTTTGTGTTTCTCGGATAATTCTATGTCGCGATGCTTGACTGGTTTCGTTCTGTTTCTGTTCCGACGAGTATTCCATGTACGATATTTTGGCTTGGGTTTGACTGGGTCTCTTGTGGCATTTGGAACGCCGGGTATTTCAAAGCTTGGTTGTTCTGGAATgggacgaggaagagctgGCAAAAAGGAACAGGGGTGGAAGATAGGTGGTTAAAAGTCCAGAAGTATATAGGCACGTTTCAAA from Podospora pseudoanserina strain CBS 124.78 chromosome 6, whole genome shotgun sequence carries:
- the SHO1 gene encoding Transmembrane osmosensor (EggNog:ENOG503NYIA; COG:U), with translation MPNYGSLHSPSLRKMEQSRIQYGRKRLSLGNIIGDPFALATISIAFLAWIISFFGSLFAHINQPPNTSGVNNSFPLYTWWAVVFYFFLVVGVFIVVASDSVQTYHVAIVGYLGCGLVLSTSAVHGLIYSNIGSREAAAAGMILLAMVTIVWIFYFGSAPSAVPRAYIDSFALAKESSTNRQTMNTGYGIGRPETSTSVQPPQMYTAQLNGLENPSPVGGMQSSGMRNSAVPPPFQSTLGQKSNGLPGSSDGDIAPPTEYPYRAKAIYSYEANPEDANEISFQKHEILEVSDVSGRWWQARKENGDTGIAPSNYLILL
- a CDS encoding hypothetical protein (COG:E; EggNog:ENOG503NWRV), with product MTGYSTVDSFVPGGSTAAMTQHRRTRSPKLGGGNASMMSSNINLLNTIVGAGTLAMPGAMSHFGVLWGALLIVWCGLTSAFGLYLQSRCARYLDRGTSSFFALSQITYPNAAVVFDAAIAIKCFGVGVSYMIIIGDLMPGVAEAFGSVDSGLPFLADRKFWITVFFLVFIIPLSFPKKLDSLKYTSIVALLSIGYLVILVVYHFGADEVPNNRDIRWVTWEGPTAALRSLPVMIFAYTCHQNMFSIVNEIKDNSPASIVGVIGSSIGSAASIYVLVAITGYLTFGNEVKGNIVSMYPPSIASTIAKAAIVILVTFSIPLQIHPCRASIDAVLRWRPGSSRPSGGGTGSQPLLPSGGAAGGGALDSHGAPVVAMSELRFALITSVILVLSYFTALSVETLDTVLAYVGSTGSTAISFILPGLFYYKISDPDSIFHQRLTKEDDDAEYSADDNDDDEESAAVTGSGLLDSVASLGSVISGRGGRRRCKKWRWDLEHLETGLIRKMALGLSIYGACVMVVCLAMNALFSAHH
- a CDS encoding hypothetical protein (COG:S; EggNog:ENOG503P5V6), which codes for MDDTLDKTTLSTIELLEARLLRIEHILYGPTTASAQPPSESASTSLAELEQRFSLLLRHMRVYAEILKIYKYQPSFFQPPPSNPNAPSENTPPIDLSPEAVRATVLSYASQFPSTASALTAVTSDTPIPDAKLSAELASLLPKMKGIQATQMAQEAEIAELRARSERVVKAWYEGGVLRYGRFVADHEGRLEKVERGLRRIEKEREEPPL